From a single Streptomyces sp. 1331.2 genomic region:
- a CDS encoding phosphatase PAP2 family protein has translation MGEPTEIQRGDAVRADAASGGGSVAKTATPGRLPDGATRTAQSRTAALRGHVRAQRLSPARPRIWFELALIGISYWIYSIVRNAVPEQEAIAQKHARWIWDLEQHLGIAVERSVNHAVDGVGWLITGMNYYYATLHFVITIGVLVWLYRRHPGRYVAARTVLFVTTAIALVGFYFFPLAPPRLMTDGGFVDTVKAHGTWGSMASGPAAHVSNQYAAMPSMHIGWSMWCGLAIFFLARRTWVRVLGLMYPAATLVVIVSTANHFWMDAVGGELCLAVGFLTARWIYHEWVYKLPQVPAREAAAEQPITVPEQWSEPAVSTARR, from the coding sequence ATGGGGGAACCGACCGAGATCCAGCGAGGCGACGCCGTGCGCGCCGACGCGGCCAGCGGTGGCGGTTCCGTAGCGAAGACGGCCACCCCAGGCCGCCTGCCCGACGGAGCCACCCGCACCGCCCAGTCCCGCACCGCCGCCCTGCGGGGCCACGTGCGCGCGCAGCGGCTCTCGCCCGCCCGGCCCCGGATCTGGTTCGAACTGGCCCTGATCGGGATCAGCTACTGGATCTACTCGATCGTCCGCAACGCGGTCCCCGAGCAGGAAGCGATAGCCCAGAAGCACGCGCGCTGGATCTGGGACCTGGAGCAGCACCTCGGCATCGCCGTCGAGCGCTCGGTCAACCACGCCGTGGACGGCGTCGGCTGGCTGATCACCGGGATGAACTACTACTACGCGACGCTGCACTTCGTGATCACGATCGGCGTCCTGGTCTGGCTCTACCGCCGCCACCCCGGCCGCTACGTCGCCGCCCGCACCGTGCTGTTCGTCACCACCGCGATCGCCCTGGTCGGCTTCTACTTCTTCCCGCTGGCCCCGCCCCGGCTGATGACCGACGGCGGCTTCGTCGACACCGTGAAGGCCCACGGCACCTGGGGCTCGATGGCCTCCGGCCCCGCCGCCCACGTCTCCAACCAGTACGCGGCGATGCCCTCGATGCACATCGGCTGGTCGATGTGGTGCGGCCTGGCGATCTTCTTCCTGGCCCGCCGGACCTGGGTCCGAGTGCTCGGCCTGATGTACCCGGCCGCCACGCTGGTGGTCATCGTCTCGACCGCCAACCACTTCTGGATGGACGCCGTCGGGGGCGAGCTCTGCCTGGCGGTGGGCTTCCTCACCGCCCGCTGGATCTACCACGAGTGGGTCTACAAGCTGCCGCAGGTCCCCGCCCGGGAGGCGGCCGCCGAGCAGCCGATCACCGTTCCCGAGCAGTGGAGCGAGCCCGCGGTCAGCACCGCCCGCCGCTAG